In Plasmodium sp. gorilla clade G2 genome assembly, chromosome: 5, one genomic interval encodes:
- a CDS encoding CDK-activating kinase assembly factor, giving the protein MDEYKCISCFEDIYVNNEKKLYFFDICKHKICGECVENHLNKLNKQHCPLCKVSVTKKNVALFDIEERIYANQKSVRSKLTEIFNKRRHNFENTPLYNNYLEKVEDMIYVLTNECDEKKRKIIEAYIKKYEKDNYKLIEENNALIYENEKKKIHEIVKEEGNLYEIIKHRPIINKVHNETYVHSLIKENPKFFDEVKVANILEVQPQPLNPAYKNDTDIPIRKYFSQDELYQADYAGGYDINVVLKRCDIEFNRTIYYNI; this is encoded by the coding sequence atggatgaatataaatgtattagcTGTTTTGAGgacatatatgtaaataatgaaaagaaattatatttttttgatatatgtaAACATAAGATCTGTGGAGAATGTGTAGaaaatcatttaaataaattgaaTAAACAACATTGTCCTCTTTGTAAAGTATCAGTaactaaaaaaaatgtagcTTTGTTTGATATTGAAGAACGTATATATGCTAATCAAAAAAGTGTAAGATCTAAATTAAcagaaatatttaataaaaggagacataattttgaaaatactcctttatataataattatttagaaAAGGTAGAGGACATGATATATGTGTTAACTAATGAGTGtgatgaaaagaaaagaaaaataattgaagcgtatataaaaaagtatgaaaaagataattataagttaatagaagaaaataatgcacttatttatgaaaatgaaaaaaaaaaaatacatgaaATAGTAAAAGAAGAAGgtaatttatatgaaattattaaacatagacctataataaataaagtaCATAATGAAACATATGTACATTCattaattaaagaaaatCCAAAATTTTTTGATGAAGTCAAAGTAGCTAATATTTTGGAAGTTCAACCACAGCCATTAAATCCAgcttataaaaatgatacagATATACCTATacgtaaatatttttctcaaGACGAATTATATCAAGCAGATTATGCTGGAGGATATGATATTAATGTAGTATTAAAACGATGTGATATAGAATTTAATAGaactatttattataatatataa
- a CDS encoding glutathione synthetase, whose protein sequence is MERKVDDFYKVIQKEVLNYFTCSNGKNEYLSYERIELLIKDMIAFLNAESYYIFTNRYRNEYNIDFLYTPRLFSFTLLPHILDKKLLELCRCCTLLYSELFDNMVCDLSYLLGIFEDIKEHDFFLKKMLEVCKKVYVDNNNNNSNSSNRINSSNNICSINNCDRRNIKDDIRCVIGRSDYMTNRNNDIIDDKEKDDYENIYDKDIKQIEYNTISVAFGNLSSVLFNGHKYMLKQIYKEYFPYIENDEEQKEVNEILDKKFDNNFLEGIIKCFKKCHDMYISEYIPLLGSHKIIMLSILHEEDFNSFDKYRTVNELNKININIKPLTINEIQLLFEKKKIFLNYKNETLTDSLIRIKSKQYNPYNEIYKPGKLLIDLNDIEDNINIINYILENINIYKRNIFEISVLYFRSLYTPDHFNEEIWKIREMFEFSDAIKIPSLPYQLVGSKKIQMLLLDDNILKKYISFNLNKEKKSDEQIMNDMNLLKKTFALQVDPSQNINEPIIQDAIKNENNYLLKPQREGGKNNLHGNQIKQKLMLFYDNNQKQTLSHYVLMQRLFPSCFTAIHCRTQEMKNETDTTNISNEQQKKKPSHLTQFSLEKSISEFSLFHNFIFYKNKNILNEQKGYLVRTKNYSENEGGAICGISSLDSFFLTQH, encoded by the coding sequence aTGGAAAGAAAGGTAGATGATTTTTATAAAGTGATTCAAAAGGAAgtgttaaattattttacatGTTCGAATGGAAAGAATGAATATCTGAGTTATGAAAGGatagaattattaataaaagatatgATTGCATTTTTGAATGCTGagagttattatatatttacgaATAGATAtagaaatgaatataatatagattttttatatacccCCAGATTGTTTTCATTTACCTTATTACCACATATATTAGATAAGAAATTATTAGAATTATGTAGGTGTTgcacattattatattctgaattatttgataatatgGTATGTGATTTATCATATCTATTAGGTATTTTTGAGGATATTAAAGAgcatgatttttttttaaaaaagatgtTAGAAGTATGTAAGAAGGTGTAcgttgataataataataataatagtaatagtagtaatcgtattaatagtagtaataatatttgtagTATTAATAATTGTGATCGTCGGAATATTAAAGATGACATTAGATGTGTTATAGGTAGATCTGATTATATGACTAATcgtaataatgatataatagatgataaagaaaaagatgattatgaaaacatatatgataaagatataaaacaaatagaATATAACACAATATCTGTTGCATTTGGTAATCTGTCTTCTGTTTTATTTAATGGACATAAATACATgctaaaacaaatatataaagaatattttccatatatagaaaatgacGAGGAACAGAAAGAagtaaatgaaatattagataaaaaatttgataacaattttttagaaggaattattaaatgttttaaaaaatgtcatgatatgtatatatctGAATATATACCTTTATTAGGTTcccataaaattattatgttaAGTATATTACATGAAGAAGATTTTAATAGCTTTGATAAATATCGAACTgtaaatgaattaaataaaataaatataaatataaaacctttaacaataaatgaaattcaattattatttgaaaagaaaaagatttttttaaattataaaaatgaaacattAACAGATTCTTTAATCAGAATAAAAAGTAAACAATATAATccatataatgaaatatataaacctGGAAAACTTCTAATCGATTTAAACGATAtagaagataatataaatataataaattatatacttgaaaatataaatatatataaacgtaatatttttgaaataaGTGTATTATACTTTAGATCATTATATACACCTGATCATTTTAATGAagaaatatggaaaataagAGAAATGTTTGAATTTTCTGATGCTATTAAAATACCTTCTTTACCTTATCAACTTGTTGGCtcgaaaaaaatacaaatgttattattagatgataatatattaaaaaaatatatttctttcaatttaaataaagaaaaaaaatcagATGAACAAATTATGAATGATATGaaccttttaaaaaaaactttTGCCTTACAAGTAGATCCAtctcaaaatataaatgaacctATTATTCAAGATGCTatcaaaaatgaaaataattatttattaaaacctCAAAGAGAAGgaggaaaaaataatttacatgGAAATCAAATCAAACAAAAATTAATGCTTTTCtatgataataatcaaaAACAAACACTATCTCATTATGTTTTAATGCAACGATTATTTCCATCATGCTTTACAGCTATACATTGTAGAACTcaagaaatgaaaaatgaaACAGATACAACAAATATTTCAAATGAacaacagaaaaaaaaaccatCACATCTTACACAATTCTCACTCGAAAAATCCATATCTGAATTTAGTTTgtttcataattttattttttataaaaataaaaatattttaaatgagcAGAAAGGATATTTAGTAAGGACTAAAAATTACAGTGAAAATGAAGGCGGGGCTATTTGTGGTATATCAAGCTtggattctttttttttaactcaACACtga
- a CDS encoding GTP-binding protein, putative — protein MISISKRVFIKNETSTKVIPYLAKPFLNINFLNNEENPFWLGDEYIKKANIIFNSKIIAHPVYVAQTIHKYKPSNIPQIAIFGRSNVGKSSLINALLNYREVSQASNTPGRTRHLFIFNLLNYLSIVDLPGYGYAKVSKELRNNWSILIEEYLNRAKNLKRALCLIESTESFSTYDFILLDMLITKKIPFQIIITKIDKLKVNELHNLMIKILSVIDNYKKKVKVYNENKNKNKNYNNLNYEMCDFNINEYIHNVSSLKYFGIQELRANISLIALDNMSSKNKQKNDHLK, from the exons atgataagtaTATCCAAACGtgtattcataaaaaatgaaacgtCTACAAAAG taaTACCTTATTTAGCTAAACCATTTCTaaacattaattttttaaataatgaagaaaatccATTTTGGCTAGGAGACgaatat ATTAAAAAagcaaatataatatttaattctaAAATTATTGCACATCCTGTGTATGTAGCTCAAAcaattcataaatataaaccatCAAATATTCCTCAA ATAGCTATATTTGGTCGTTCAAATGTTGGAAAGTCCAGTTTAATAAATGCGTTACTGAATTATAGAGAAGTTTCACAAGCATCCAATACACca GGAAGAACTcgacatttatttattttcaatttattaaattatttatcaaTTGTGGATTTACCTGGATATGGATATGCAAAAGTATCAAAGGAATTACGAAATAACTGGTCTATATTAATTgaagaatatttaaatagaGCAAAGAACTTAAAACGTGCTTTGTGTTTAATTGAATCCACTGAATCTTTTAGTActtatgattttattttattagatatgctaataacaaaaaaaataccaTTCCAAATTATCATAACTAAAATTGACAAACTTAAa gTAAATGAATTGCATAACTTAATGATCAAGATCCTTTCTGTtattgataattataaaaagaaagtaAAAGTAtacaatgaaaataaaaataaaaataagaactACAATAATTTGAATTACGAAATGTGTGactttaatataaatgaatatatacataatgtttcaagtttaaaatattttggaATTCAGGAATTACGAGCGAACATCAGTTTAATAGCGTTGGATAACATGAGTTccaaaaacaaacaaaaaaatgatcATTTGAAATGA
- a CDS encoding deoxyribodipyrimidine photo-lyase, putative → MASDKDNNKVDVMLYEPLKNKDSNILEKCQHIKKLNEENKKEKIIIDGQENSLDEKRKKNIIKNNEDILRNGNNNMKNDNKPQVHINKGITISDKKNNKNDISIIEESKRMDLMSSYDEEKKEITTNEKENDVNEKKKKNIIINNEDILKDNNNNMRNNILNMNVNKDENILSEKGNKTDISSILTDENKKKQVSFFSQVEKNIIQQSKGNIEKKKKNINEEKEEKEELYSKETTNNILSTEQFNEDISNTKILKKNEIHNKPTEKNNISVKEKNHINTSSKSNIYIVWKKNISVSSQQNISVPSQKNISVSSQKNISIPSQKNISIPSQKNISVSSQKNISIPSQKNISIPSQKNISIPSQKNISIPSQNNISIPSQNNAPTNTLITSQNNKVTKIIKSINEKEQNKGNDRKTKYNDNNNTKNLTCSSKILRKDLNKQKSNTEVSKKNTLNICSFATNTIKETTLISDKKKKKNPYETSLETKLNILNKRVRCLTSFEHSKDGSTNIRNNQTAGKFKELLLSHESITKNNKITNGGNLLNNNISCDNMNSNNISPEHNSCDYNKNNVLLLLTRDFRIKDNWALIYAYEQAKKKKTNLYACTYLNRKEEFPKRHIDIKLKVLKNLEENMKKQLNIPFYVLAIYMIDEFMEFLRIHEIKTIICDFNPLNETKTFIQNLVELSNKKKIKIIQVDSHNIVPMWITSNIEENSSRTIKPKIQTHLSTFLIEFIQLEMFDQTIKYPEPFSISEVFNKLTVYIPCPVLLNFVCTEEKAHETLQNFCSYKLEKYNLKKNDPNSEMTNLLTPYINFGIISSQRCVLEVNKYAHNFPSINTIRGKETFNEEIVMKKELADNFCYYNKNYDNFNGGKDWAKDSLKKHDADKREYLYDYEDFKNAKTHEDLWNCAQLQLINEGIIHEFLRMYWCKQILNWSGNSKTALKYAMKLNDDFSIDAKSPYGYVSIMSSIMAVHDQSWNERNIFGKIRYMNYNSCKRHFDINYYMQKYPRGKENALIVQKIPTITFSNYIRKRKNDNLTLPQCRKEKREKK, encoded by the exons ATGGCAAGTGAtaaggataataataaagtagATGTCATGTTGTATGAACCccttaaaaataaagattctAATATCTTGGAGAAATgtcaacatataaaaaaattaaatgaagaaaacaaaaaggaaaaaataattatagatGGACAAGAAAATAGCTTGGatgagaaaagaaaaaaaaacataataaaaaataatgaagatatattaagaaatggcaataataatatgaaaaatgataataaacctcaggtacatataaataaaggtATTACTATATctgacaaaaaaaataataaaaatgatatttcaATCATAGAAGAATCCAAAAGAATGGATCTAATGTCTTCttatgatgaagaaaaaaaagaaattacaaCAAATGAAAAGGAAAACGATGTGAacgagaaaaaaaaaaaaaacataataataaataatgaagacatactaaaagataataataataatatgagaaataatatacttaatatgaatgtaaataaagatgaaaatatattatctgaAAAAGGTAATAAGACAGATATATCATCTATCTTAacagatgaaaataaaaaaaaacaagttTCCTTTTTTTCACAGGtagagaaaaatattattcaacaatcaaaaggaaatattgaaaaaaaaaaaaaaaatataaatgaagaaaaagaagaaaaggaAGAATTATATTCTAAAGAAACaactaataatatattatctacaGAACAATTTAATGAAGATATTTCAAATAcaaaaattttgaaaaaaaatgaaattcaTAATAAACCtactgaaaaaaataatataagtgtaaaagaaaaaaatcatataaatacatcttcaaaaagtaatatatatattgtttggaaaaagaatatatctGTTTCTTCTCAACAGAATATATCTGTTCCttctcaaaaaaatatatctgtttcttctcaaaaaaatatatctattccttctcaaaaaaatatatctattccttctcaaaaaaatatatctgtttcttctcaaaaaaatatatctattccttctcaaaaaaatatatctattccttctcaaaaaaatatatctattccttctcaaaaaaatatatctattccctcacaaaataatatatctattcCCTCACAAAATAATGCCCCTACAAACACACTTATAACAtctcaaaataataaagtgacaaaaattattaaatcaaTTAATGAGAAAGAACAGAATAAAGGAAATGATAGAAAGACAAAATATAacgataataataatactaaaaATTTAACTTGTAgttcaaaaatattaagaaaaGATTTGAACAAACAAAAAAGTAACACAGAGGTATCTAAAAAGAATACACtaaatatatgttcatttGCTACTAATACTATTAAAGAAACCACTCTCATtagtgataaaaaaaaaaaaaaaaatccatATGAAACATCTTTAGAAactaaattaaatattttgaataagAGAGTTAGATGCTTGACATCATTCGAACATTCTAAAGATGGTTCAACAAACATACGAAATAATCAAACTGCTGGAAAATTTAAGGAGTTGTTATTATCTCATGAATctattacaaaaaataataagataaCAAATGGTGGCAATcttttgaataataatatatcatgtgataatatgaatagcAACAATATAAGTCCTGAACATAATTCAtgtgattataataaaaataatgttctCTTATTATTAACGAGAGATTTTAGGATTAAAGATAACTGGGCCCTCATATATGCATATGAACaagccaaaaaaaaaaaaactaattTATATGCATGTACCTATTTAAATAGAAAAGAAGAATTTCCTAAAAGACATATAGATATCAAATTaaaagttttaaaaaatttagaaGAAAACATGAAAAAACAATTGAATATACCATTTTATGTATTAGCAATTTATATGATAGATGAATTTATGGAATTTCTAAGAATTCATGAAATAAAAACTATTATTTGTGATTTTAATCCCTTAAATGAGACTAAAACATTTATACAAAATTTAGTAGaattatcaaataaaaaaaaaataaaaataattcaagTGGATTCACATAATATTGTTCCCATGTGGATAACATCtaatatagaagaaaattCTTCAAGAACTATAAAACCAAAAATACAAACACATCTTTCAACTTTTCTTATTGAATTTATACAATTAGAAATGTTTGATCAAACTATCAAATATCCTGAACCATTTTCTATATCTGAAGTTTTTAATAAACTCACAGTATATATTCCTTGTCCTGTCTTATTGAACTTTGTATGTACTGAGGAAAAGGCTCATGAAACATTACAAAATTTCTGTTCATACAAATTGGAAAAATATAACTTGAAGAAAAATGATCCCAACAGTGAAATGACTAATCTGTTGACACCTTATATTAACTTTGGAATTATCTCATCTCAAAG gtGTGTTTTGGAAGTCAACAAGTACGCACACAACTTCCCTTCCATTAACACCATCCGTGGAAAAGAAACATTCAACGAAGAAATTGTAATGAAAAAAGAGCTAGCTGACAATTTCTGTTATtacaataaaaattatgacaATTTTAATGGAGGAAAAGACTGGGCAAAagattctttaaaaaaacacGATGCAGATAAAagagaatatttatatgattatgaAGATTTCAAAAATGCTAAGACACATGAAGATTTATGGAATTGTGCTCAATTGCAATTAATTAATGAAGGTATAATTCATGAATTTTTGAGAATGTATTGGTGCAAACAAATTCTGAACTGGTCAGGTAATTCGAAAACAGCTTTAAAATATGCCATGAAATTAAATGATGATTTTTCTATTGATGCAAAAAGTCCATATGGATATGTTTCAATAATGTCCTCAATTATGGCAGTACATGATCAAAGTTGGAATGAACGAAATATATTCGGAAAAATTagatatatgaattataatagTTGTAAGAGACATTTTGATATTAACTATTACATGCAAAAATATCCAAGAGGAAAAGAAAACGCCTTAATTGTTCAGAAAATACCAACCATAACATTTTCcaattatataagaaaaagaaaaaatgataatttaacTTTACCACAATGCAGAAAAGAAAAACgtgaaaagaaataa
- a CDS encoding purine nucleoside phosphorylase, translating into MDNLIRHLKLTKEQITPVVLVVGDPGRVDKVKVVCDSYVDLAYNREYKSVECHYKGQKFLCVSHGVGSAGCAICFEELSQNGAKVIIRAGSCGSLQPDLIKRGDICVCNAAVREDRVSHLLIHGDFPAVGDFDVYDTLNKCAQELNVPVFNGISVSSDMYYPNKILPSRLEDYSKANAAVVEMELATLMVIGTLRNVKTGGILIVDGCPFKWDEGDFDNNLVPHQLENMIKIALGACAKLATKYT; encoded by the coding sequence atggaTAATCTTATACGTCATTTAAAATTAACCAAGGAACAAATAACACCAGTTGTTTTAGTTGTAGGAGATCCAGGAAGAGTTGATAAGGTTAAAGTAGTATGTGATTCATATGTTGATTTAGCATATAATAGAGAATACAAAAGTGTAGAATGTCATTATAAAGGTCAGAAATTTTTATGTGTTAGTCATGGTGTAGGTTCAGCAGGTTGTGCTATATGTTTTGAAGAATTAAGTCAAAATGGAGCTAAAGTTATTATTCGTGCAGGTTCTTGTGGATCTCTTCAACCagatttaataaaaagaggtgatatatgtgtatgtaaTGCAGCTGTGAGGGAAGATAGAGTTTCtcatttattaattcatGGAGATTTCCCAGCAGTTGGTGATTTTGATGTTTATGATACTTTAAATAAATGTGCACAAGAATTGAACGTTCCAGTTTTTAATGGTATTAGTGTTTCATCGGATATGTATTATCCAAATAAAATTCTTCCTTCAAGATTAGAAGATTATTCTAAAGCTAATGCTGCTGTTGTAGAAATGGAACTAGCTACTCTTATGGTTATAGGAACCTTAAGAAATGTTAAAACAGGTGGTATTCTTATTGTTGATGGATGTCCATTCAAATGGGATGAAGGAGATTTTGACAATAATCTAGTTCCTCACCAATTAGAAAATATGATTAAAATTGCTTTAGGAGCATGTGCAAAATTAGCAAccaaatatacataa
- a CDS encoding orotate phosphoribosyltransferase yields MIKMKENEYLCDEEIYKIFVDLKDKIYEERKKKKDLLNNNVNGDNVNGDDVNYDDDSSYNVSIFEMKKLLKNVLLKYKALKFGEFILKSKRKSNYFFSSGVLNNIVSSNIICFLLSELIIKKNLSFDYLLGASYKGIPMVSLTSHFLFESKKYSNIFYLYDRKEKKEYGDKNVIVGNLDDDDKHLLNLKNTQNNHCQQKKNIIIIDDVFTCGTALTEILEKLKTYENLKVVAFIVLLNRNEYEINENNKKIYFKDIFEKKVGGIPLYSILSYDDDIKPMI; encoded by the coding sequence aTGATAAAGATGAAGGAGAATGAATATTTGTGTGATGAggagatatataaaatatttgtagATTTAAAGGATAAGATATATGaggaaagaaaaaagaagaaggaCCTTCTTAATAACAACGTTAATGGTGATAATGTTAATGGCGATGATgttaattatgatgatgatagtTCATATAACGTTTCCATTTTCGagatgaaaaaattattaaaaaatgttcttttaaaatataaggCATTAAAATTTGGAGAATTCATTTTAAAATCTAAAAGAAAATCaaactattttttttcaagtggggttttaaataatatagtttcttcaaatataatttgttttttattatcagaactaataataaaaaaaaacttatcTTTTGACTATTTATTAGGTGCATCATATAAAGGTATTCCTATGGTTTCTTTAACGAGTCATTTTTTGTTTGAATCAAAAAAGTATtcgaatattttttatttatatgatagaaaagaaaaaaaagaatatggtGATAAAAACGTTATTGTTGGAAATctagatgatgatgataaacatttattaaatttaaagaaCACACAAAATAATCATTGtcaacaaaagaaaaatattataattattgatGATGTGTTTACATGTGGAACAGCATTAACAgaaatattagaaaaattaaaaacctatgaaaatttaaaagtAGTAGCATTTATTGTATTACTTAATAGAAATGAATATGAAatcaatgaaaataataaaaaaatctaTTTTAAGGATATATTTGAGAAAAAGGTAGGAGGAATACCACTTTATAGTATATTATCATACGACGACGACATAAAGccaatgatataa
- a CDS encoding ras-related protein Rab-1B yields the protein MNDSYDSLFKILLIGDSGVGKSCLLLRFADDTYTDSYISTIGVDFKIKTIEIEDKIIKLQIWDTAGQERFRTITSSYYRGAQGIIIVYDVTDRDSFNNVKNWIIEIEKYASEDVQKILIGNKIDLKNDRNVSYEEGKELADSCNIQFLETSAKIAHNVEQAFKTMAYEIKNKSQHETINKGKTNINLNARPIKDTKKKCC from the exons ATGAATGATAGCTA tgatagtttatttaaaatattgttaATTGGAGATAGTGGTGTTGGTAAATCATGTTTGCTCCTTCGTTTTGCt gaTGATACGTATACAGACAGTTATATAAGTACTATAGGAGTAGactttaaaataaaaacaatagaaatagaagataaaataataaaattacaaata TGGGATACAGCTGGGCAAGAAAGGTTTAGAACAATAACATCTTCATATTATAGAGGAGCTCAag gtattattattgtttatgACGTAACGGATAGAGACAGTTTTAATAACGTTAAGAACTGGATTATAGAAATtgaaaa ATATGCATCTGAAGATGTCCAGAAGATATTAATAGGAAACAAAATCGATTTAAAGAATGATAGAAATGTAAGTTATGAGGAAGGTAAAGAATTGGCTGACAGTTGTAATATTCAATTTTTAGAAACATCAGCAAAAATTGCTCATAATGTTGAACAAGCATTTAAAACGATGGcctatgaaataaaaaataaatcacaACATGAAACTATAAATAAaggaaaaacaaatattaatttaaatgcAAGACCAATAAAGGatacaaaaaagaaatgttGTTAA
- a CDS encoding mitochondrial import inner membrane translocase subunit TIM16, putative, with product MLPFRPLSQFVFQFLIITSTALGKAFIQAYREIIKNKHNTHFIKEKYNPCMNIEEALNILNVDKTKIYKNLNKEELMSLKDEITNRHLILNKLNEKNGPYNGSAYIQKKARIAKDILFQHLKLQ from the exons atgttaccGTTTAGACCTTTAAGTCAGTTTGTTTTTCAGTTTTTGATCATAACATCAACAGCATTGGGCAAAGCATTTATACAA GCTTATagagaaataataaaaaataaacacaatacacattttataaaagaaaaatacaaCCCTTGTATGAATATAGAAGAagctttaaatatattaaacgtGGATAAaaccaaaatatataaaaatttaaataaagaagaattaaTGTCTTTAAAAGATGAAATAACAAATAGACATTtgattttaaataaattaaatgagAAAAATGGACCATACAATGGTTCTgcttatatacaaaaaaaggCCAGAATTGCAAAGGATATTTTGTTTCAGCATTTAAAATTAcaataa